A genomic stretch from Microtus pennsylvanicus isolate mMicPen1 chromosome 11, mMicPen1.hap1, whole genome shotgun sequence includes:
- the Prr15l gene encoding proline-rich protein 15-like protein, protein MTEVGWWKLTFLRKKKSTPKVLYEIPDSYAQTEGGAETPSPDAGSPHSDFNTRLEKIVDKNTKGKHVKVSNSGRFKEKKKVRAMLAENPNLFDDREDKGQ, encoded by the coding sequence ATGACTGAAGTCGGTTGGTGGAAGCTGACTTTCCTCCGGAAGAAGAAGTCCACGCCCAAAGTGCTCTATGAAATCCCTGACTCCTACGCCCAAACGGAGGGAGGTGCGGAGACCCCGAGCCCTGATGCCGGAAGTCCTCACAGCGACTTTAACACCCGCCTGGAGAAGATTGTGGACAAGAACACCAAAGGCAAGCACGTCAAAGTCTCCAACTCAGGCCGttttaaggaaaagaagaaagtccGGGCCATGTTGGCAGAGAACCCCAACCTCTTTGACGACAGGGAGGACAAAGGACAATGA